Genomic DNA from Callospermophilus lateralis isolate mCalLat2 chromosome 11, mCalLat2.hap1, whole genome shotgun sequence:
TGTTTGCAGCTAATGTTGACAGTGGTGGAGACATAGGAATCCACTGGCTTAGACAGGACACCAAATAGCCTTATCCATTTTGGAATCACTATGAATGGGACTAGGTGAAGGCATTGGCTACAAATTAGTCACAGACGTcttacattgtttttttttttctttaacctaAAACCcaaatatttgcttttttttttttttagttctattaTGACATTTAATCTGCTTGTCAGAGAATTATAATGTGAATTATAATGTGTACCTGAATCAGTACTTTGAGCTAGTGGTTTCCTGAGTGAGTCCTCAAAGACTGTATTAAGAGTCTCTTTGGTAAAGCAAGAGAGCCATTGACTTCAGAAGCCTCGCTAGTATATGGAGACACACACACTGCTCTCTAGAGCAGGCATGTATACCGGTGACAATGCAGTGTCATAAATGCAGAAGTGGGTGCAAGTAAAGAGAGGATATGGAGGTGGGACTTAGAGAGCTCCCCAGAGGAACCAATATCGGAGTGGGGTTTGAAGGATGAGTAGGCGTTTATACTTGATTGCATAAACATTTGGTTCTTGGAAGGACTTTTCCATCTATCTTGCATAGTGCTGGCCAAGTGAATGTCAAAGGAGGGTCATGCAATATGAATATCATTGTTTATTTACCCACAGTTGGCATGTGTCAGACACAGTGCTGGGGTGGGGACTATGATAGCATCTTTCTTTCAGGAGCTCAGAGCTAATAGGggagagcagtaaagaaacaaatGACCATAACAAAGGCTCCAAGGAGTGAGGGCCCCTGTAGAAGACACATGCAGGAAGGAGCCACCTGGGGACGCCAGAGAGGGAAGGGGTTTTGCCAGATAGATGAGGCATCTAAGGGCATTTAAGGTAGAGAAAGAAGCTTCATGCAAAGCATGGTCAAATACACAAGAGGAGAGCGGAGAGAAGTAGTAGGGGATGGAACAAGGTGGTGTGAGGATAGTATACCCAGTTGTCTTGGTTGCCTGGGACTTGTCTGGTTTTAACATTTCAGGAAATTTCTCCGTCCTAAGCAAACTGGGATGGTTGGTTGCCCTACCTGAGCCTTGGCTACCCACCTATCTCAGTTCCTACAGGAAATCAGACATAGACCAAGAAGAGTACAATTCATGACATTTCACCTTGACTGTTGTAATTTTGAAATAATCAGTTCTATGAATGAATCCTCCTAGCATCACCAAACTGAAAATCTGAAAGGACATCAAACTATTGGGAAGGACTGTGGATGAAAgaaattgccttttgctttaagTAACAAGATGTTCCTTTCTTAGCATAACTCATTTAACAATTAATCCCATCCCCAGATCCTGTGCAGCAAGTCTGAGAATGCCAAGCTGGTGATGCACATTGACAACGCCAAGCTGGCTGCCGATGACTTCAGGACCAAGTAAGGCTCAGTGATGACCCCGGCAGTGTAATGACAGGCAGGCAGAATTACAAAGTGATGAGCTCCCTGTCCTGGGAATGTTCCTGTAGAAGCTTCTAAATGATGCTTGGAGGGCTCATGCACTGAGCTAGAGTTAGGTTAAAAGCCAAAGTCTCTTCACCTAGTGCTAAGATTGTGTGCTTTACGGTTAGTTAATGATGGATGCACCCACACACAAGCATCCCACCAGCGCCTCTTTGGTGGATCTCATTGAGGAAGTAGGTCTCCTTGCCCAGCATAGTGGTGCTTTTCTTTttagaaaacttttttaaaaattaaaatatgtcaaGATATAATGAATTTGACTAGGTCAACGCAGTAAAGCTTAAGAAAGAGTCTTCCTCCTTGACCTTGGGCTGTGTGCACAGGTTCGATACGGAGAGGTCCCTGCGGCAGCTGGTGGAATCAGACATCAATGGCCTGCGCAGGATCCTGGATGAGCTGACCCTGTGCAAGTCTGACCTGGAGGCCCAGGTGGAGTCCCTGAAGGAGGAGCTTCTGAGTCTCAAGCAGAACCATGAACAGGTAAGAATGTCCCAGCCCCCAACATCACAATACTGAGATACACAATACTCCATGACACCCCTGAGAAGGGTAAGGTAGGTTTCTGGTGGCTCAAAACATACTTGGGGGATTATTGTGGAATGAGTCACATGTTGATCTCTTTCACATAAAGGAGTGTGGTCAGCTCATCACCGGGGGCCAGATGAGTGGCCAAAAGCCCACACAATGATCTTTAAAATACTTGCTACTGTTTGATAAGATTTATTGTCTTCCAAATAGGTACTAAATTAATATCAAGACTGGAAGGAGATAGCACACTTTCTTATCCTCTGTGTCACCTAGATAACTGGAATCCAAGCtggataaatggatggatagatggatggaagaATGGATAGAAAGATGGGAGAAATGAAGGAACTTGGTGGTTGACTGAGATCTCATGGTTGAAtgcaatattaggaaatcagatgCATGCCTCAAACATTCTGTTGTCATGAGGAGGAGACAAGCTGTAGAAGACAGTACATGAAAATAGAAGACAGGAAGTGGATAGGAGATAAACCTGGATTCTCTACATTTAAGTAGCAAAACCGATTGTCATGCCAGGATgctcacagagcaaagggaaaatCAGAAGGAGATGGAAAAATTCTGGAGTCAGAAGAAATATTAGCAATAATTTAATCAACCAGTCTCCTGATCTAGATGAGGAAAGAGACTATGAGAGGAGGCTGAAGTCACCAGAGGTGACTTACCTAGGTTTTACATCAACTAGATTTTAACATGCACTTCCTAATTTCGCGTCCCACCGCACTGGACACACTTACACACATTATTTTGTGAGTTCAATCTTTCCTCTCTTTCCATCAGGAGGTCAACACCCTGCGCTGCCAGCTTGGAGACCGCCTCAACGTGGAGGTGGACGCTGCCCCCACCGTGGACCTGAACCAAGTGCTCAATGAGACCAGGAGTCAGTACGAGGCCCTGGTGGAGACCAACCGCAGGGAAGTGGAGGAGTGGTTCACCACCCAGGTGGGCATCCGAGCACATGACCACTCGGGACCCAGGGCCCCAGGGCCCTTAGGGCAGGGCCTGATCCTGTCTCCTCCCCTTGGGTGTTTCAGACTGAGGAGCTGAACAAGCAGGTGGTGTCCAGCTCAGAGCAGCTTCAGTCCTACCAGGCGGAGATCATCGAGCTGAGGCGCACGGTCAACGCCCTGGAGATTGAGCTGCAGGCCCAGCACAACCTGGTGTGTATTGTTCAGACCTGCTGGTGAGCAGCGTGAAGTCGGGCAGGCAGACTCACCTGTGGGCCTCAGCCCTGGAAGCTGGTGACTTCTTTGGAAGCAGTTTTGAAGGAGTAGCTCCTGACACTCCCTTTATTCTCTCCCCCACCACAGAGGAACTCTCTGGAAAACACACTGACAGAGAGCGAGGCCCGCTACAGCTCCCAGCTGTCCCAGGTGCAGGGCATGATCACCAACGTGGAGTCCCAGCTCTCTGAGATCCGGGCTGACCTGGAGCGTCAGAACCAGGAGTACCAGGTGCTGCTGGACATCCGGGCCCGGCTGGAGTGCGAGATCAACACGTACCGGGGCCTGCTGGAGAGCGAGGACTGCAAGTGAGTACCTGGAAGGCACAATTCTACTCAAGGATAAAACAGGACTCCGAGGACCAAGTTTCAGTGTATCTGTAGAAGCCAGGGTTTTACATCCAGCT
This window encodes:
- the LOC143409200 gene encoding keratin, type I cuticular Ha3-I-like, which translates into the protein MPYNFCLSNVSCHSSCSSRPCVPHSCHGCTLPGACNIPANVGNCNWFCEGSFNGSEKETMQFLNDRLASYLEKVRQLERENAELEARIQERNQQQDPLVCSSYQSYFRTIEELQQKILCSKSENAKLVMHIDNAKLAADDFRTKFDTERSLRQLVESDINGLRRILDELTLCKSDLEAQVESLKEELLSLKQNHEQEVNTLRCQLGDRLNVEVDAAPTVDLNQVLNETRSQYEALVETNRREVEEWFTTQTEELNKQVVSSSEQLQSYQAEIIELRRTVNALEIELQAQHNLRNSLENTLTESEARYSSQLSQVQGMITNVESQLSEIRADLERQNQEYQVLLDIRARLECEINTYRGLLESEDCKLPCNPCATTNACDKPIGPCAINPCISRSRCGPC